The following are from one region of the Girardinichthys multiradiatus isolate DD_20200921_A chromosome 9, DD_fGirMul_XY1, whole genome shotgun sequence genome:
- the c9h19orf25 gene encoding UPF0449 protein C19orf25 homolog, whose amino-acid sequence MNIGSKNKKRVVLPSRPELPTVDQILEDIKKAAPDDLVFSILEKTEQDSSRPAYSEAELRFQQCRRYLELNDQQKEAQGHLQKRREELQAAGEKLYTTVEEVMGQVC is encoded by the exons ATGAATATTGGCTCTAAAAATAAGAAACGGGTGGTTCTGCCCAGCCGACCTGAGCTACCCACTGTGGATCAGATCCTGGAGGACATCAAAAAAGCTGCTCCTGATGATCTGGTTTTCAGCATCCTGGAGAAAACTGAACAAG ACTCGTCCCGGCCTGCATACAGCGAGGCGGAGCTGCGTTTCCAGCAGTGTCGTCGGTATTTGGAGCTGAACGATCAACAGAAGGAGGCTCAGGGTCATTTGCAGAAACGGAGGGAAGAACTGCAGGCGGCGGGGGAAAAGCTGTATACAACGGTGGAGGAGGTCATGGGTCAAGTTTGCTGA